In a single window of the Salvelinus namaycush isolate Seneca chromosome 6, SaNama_1.0, whole genome shotgun sequence genome:
- the LOC120049348 gene encoding electron transfer flavoprotein regulatory factor 1-like, with translation MANPLRREVRQLYKNLLYLGREYPQGADYFRERLNSAFMKNKDVTDPKEIRKLVDCGEAVIKELGTLYYLREYRAMKKRFYEEELLGLLNVGRPTD, from the exons ATGGCAAACCCTTTAAGGAGAGAGGTTAGACAGCTGTACAAGAAT CTACTGTATCTGGGACGGGAATACCCCCAAGGAGCAGACTACTTCAGGGAGCGTCTGAACAGTGCCTTTATGAAGAACAAAGATGTCACAGACCCTAAGGAGATCAGAAAGCTTGTCGACTGTGGAGAGGCTGTGATTAAGGAACTGGGGACCCTGTACTATCTGAGGGAATATAGAGCCATGAAAAAGCGTTTCTACGAAGAAGAATTGTTAGGCCTGCTGAATGTAGGCAGACCGACAGACTGA
- the LOC120049346 gene encoding electron transfer flavoprotein regulatory factor 1 has translation MANPLRSEVRQLYKNLLFLGREYPKGADYFRERLKRAFMKNKDVTDPKEIKKLVDRGEFVIKELEALYYLRKYRAMKKRYYEEELSAVLNIG, from the exons ATGGCCAACCCTCTGAGGAGTGAGGTTAGACAGCTGTACAAGAAC CTCCTGTTTTTGGGACGGGAATACCCCAAAGGAGCAGACTACTTCAGGGAACGTCTGAAGAGAGCCTTTATGAAGAACAAAGATGTCACAGACCCTAAGGAGATCAAAAAGCTAGTTGACCGGGGGGAATTTGTGATAAAGGAACTGGAGGCCCTGTACTATCTGAGGAAGTACAGAGCCATGAAGAAGCGTTACTACGAAGAAGAATTGTCCGCCGTGCTGAATATAGGCTGA